In a genomic window of Sulfurimonas denitrificans DSM 1251:
- the aat gene encoding leucyl/phenylalanyl-tRNA--protein transferase gives MIPKLLKHELTFPHPNDATEDGIVAWGGDLNPSRLIRAYQNGIFPWYGKNDPIIWWSPNPRLIMELDDFKLSRSLRKSMKKFEYRFDTNFINVMKNCQNIKRVKQDGTWIQDEIIEAYSVLHDMGIAHSVESYLDGELVGGLYGVAVGGLFCGESMFTLVNDASKSAYAVLINHLKIWGYDFIDAQVPTEHLKNLGAKEVSRDYFLDRLHKVNMNIINHKWELLHVNT, from the coding sequence TTGATTCCAAAACTTCTAAAACATGAGTTAACTTTCCCTCATCCAAACGATGCAACTGAAGATGGCATAGTTGCTTGGGGAGGTGATTTAAATCCATCAAGACTTATCCGCGCATATCAAAATGGGATATTTCCATGGTATGGTAAAAATGACCCCATTATTTGGTGGTCGCCAAATCCCAGACTTATTATGGAACTTGATGATTTTAAACTAAGTCGCTCTCTTAGAAAAAGTATGAAAAAATTTGAATATAGATTTGATACTAATTTTATAAACGTTATGAAAAATTGCCAAAATATAAAAAGAGTTAAACAAGATGGAACGTGGATACAAGATGAAATCATAGAAGCTTATAGTGTGCTTCATGATATGGGCATAGCTCATAGCGTTGAGAGCTATCTTGATGGAGAACTTGTTGGTGGACTATATGGAGTTGCAGTTGGTGGTCTCTTTTGCGGAGAATCAATGTTTACCCTCGTAAATGATGCTTCAAAAAGTGCTTATGCAGTTTTAATTAATCATCTAAAAATATGGGGATATGATTTTATAGATGCCCAAGTGCCAACCGAGCACCTAAAAAATCTAGGTGCCAAAGAAGTAAGCAGAGACTATTTTTTAGATAGACTTCACAAAGTAAATATGAATATAATTAATCATAAATGGGAATTACTACATGTAAATACCTAA
- the clpA gene encoding ATP-dependent Clp protease ATP-binding subunit ClpA: MISYSLNEVFQKAILYAKGLRHEYITIEHLFYQLLNSSEGAKIIFTCGGDVEEMREVIKKYIDTNSQTLPPNISEEPFESVALSRLIDNMIKHIQSSNQQSADIADLLVAIYDEVNSFAYILLTEYKISRLDILEVISTLDEKETTKESESYLQKYAINLLKKAKDGKIDPVIGRDDEIQRVTQILCRRKKNNPILVGEAGVGKTAIAEGLALNIVAKKVPLIIQNSQLFALDLGAMLAGTKYRGDFEKRLKGIMDELKGIPNAILFIDEIHTLIGAGSTSGSMDAANQLKPALASGELKCMGATTFAEYRNGFEKDKALSRRFSKIDINEPSLETSYKILKGLKSKYEAHHNVTYTDNALKSAVELSKRYITDKFLPDKAIDLIDECAASFHLKKVKRRVVSSTDIQNTLSKIVGISNQKVSKDETLSLINLQESLKQRVIGQDKAVEEVTKAIKISKAGLTPEGKPIASFLFSGPTGVGKTELALSLSEILGVNFERFDMSEYMEKHALSRLIGAPPGYVGYEQGGLLTEAIKKHPYSVLLLDEIEKAHPDLVNILLQIMDNATLTDNNGYKANFQNVILIMTSNVGATARSVMGFNKDSSLAKNEELKLFFTPEFRNRLSAIVEFNQLDIEIVKNIVKKFIAELNAELKKKKIAITLSPKAMDFIASESYSPEMGARPIKRYIQNNITEQLSDEILFGKLKNGGTVNVSFNKKIILKFKELD; encoded by the coding sequence ATGATTAGCTACTCACTTAATGAAGTTTTTCAAAAAGCGATTCTTTATGCAAAAGGATTGCGTCATGAATATATAACTATAGAACATCTCTTTTATCAGCTCTTAAACTCTTCTGAGGGAGCAAAGATTATCTTTACATGTGGCGGTGATGTTGAAGAGATGAGAGAGGTTATAAAAAAATACATAGACACAAACAGCCAAACTCTTCCGCCAAACATAAGCGAAGAGCCTTTTGAGAGTGTTGCACTATCAAGACTAATTGACAATATGATAAAACATATACAAAGTTCAAATCAACAAAGTGCTGATATAGCAGATTTATTAGTTGCCATTTATGATGAAGTAAACTCTTTTGCCTATATTCTTTTAACTGAATACAAAATATCAAGACTTGATATCCTAGAAGTTATCTCAACTCTTGATGAGAAAGAGACAACTAAAGAGAGTGAGTCATACCTGCAAAAATATGCGATTAATCTTCTTAAAAAAGCAAAAGATGGCAAAATAGACCCTGTCATTGGCAGAGATGATGAGATACAAAGAGTAACTCAGATTCTTTGCCGCAGAAAAAAGAACAATCCAATTTTAGTTGGAGAAGCTGGTGTTGGCAAAACTGCAATTGCAGAGGGTTTAGCCCTTAATATTGTTGCAAAAAAAGTACCTCTTATCATACAAAACTCTCAACTTTTTGCACTAGACTTAGGGGCAATGCTCGCTGGGACAAAATATAGAGGCGATTTTGAAAAACGTTTAAAAGGCATTATGGATGAGTTAAAAGGCATTCCTAATGCAATTTTATTTATAGATGAAATTCACACACTCATAGGGGCTGGTTCAACGAGCGGCTCTATGGATGCAGCAAATCAGTTAAAACCTGCTCTTGCTTCTGGAGAGTTAAAGTGCATGGGTGCAACAACATTTGCAGAGTATCGAAATGGTTTTGAAAAAGACAAAGCACTTAGTAGAAGATTCTCTAAAATCGATATAAATGAACCCTCACTTGAGACAAGCTACAAAATTTTAAAAGGGTTAAAGAGTAAATATGAGGCTCATCACAATGTTACATATACAGACAATGCCCTAAAATCAGCAGTTGAATTATCAAAAAGATACATAACTGATAAATTTCTACCAGACAAAGCGATAGATCTCATAGACGAGTGTGCAGCATCATTTCATCTGAAAAAAGTAAAAAGAAGAGTAGTCTCATCAACTGACATCCAAAACACTCTCTCTAAGATAGTTGGCATCTCAAACCAAAAAGTTTCTAAAGATGAGACGCTTTCTCTTATAAATCTACAAGAGAGTTTAAAACAAAGAGTCATAGGACAAGATAAGGCTGTTGAAGAGGTAACAAAAGCTATTAAAATCTCAAAAGCAGGGTTAACGCCTGAGGGTAAACCAATAGCATCATTTCTTTTCTCAGGTCCAACAGGAGTTGGTAAAACAGAATTAGCACTAAGTCTAAGTGAAATTCTAGGCGTAAATTTTGAGAGATTTGATATGAGTGAATATATGGAAAAACACGCTCTGAGCCGCCTTATAGGAGCACCTCCAGGATATGTTGGATATGAACAAGGTGGACTCTTAACAGAGGCTATAAAGAAGCATCCATACAGTGTCTTGCTACTAGATGAGATAGAAAAAGCGCATCCAGACTTAGTAAATATACTGCTTCAAATCATGGATAATGCTACTCTAACTGACAATAATGGATACAAAGCAAACTTTCAAAATGTTATATTAATAATGACATCAAACGTTGGTGCAACAGCTAGAAGCGTTATGGGATTTAACAAAGACTCTTCTTTGGCAAAAAATGAGGAGTTAAAACTCTTTTTCACGCCAGAATTTAGAAATAGGTTAAGTGCAATAGTAGAGTTTAATCAGTTAGATATAGAGATAGTAAAAAACATTGTGAAGAAATTTATAGCCGAGTTAAATGCAGAACTCAAAAAAAAGAAAATAGCTATAACATTATCACCAAAAGCTATGGATTTCATCGCTAGTGAGTCTTACTCACCTGAGATGGGTGCTAGACCGATAAAAAGATATATCCAAAACAATATTACAGAGCAGCTAAGCGATGAAATTCTTTTTGGAAAACTTAAAAATGGTGGAACCGTAAATGTCTCATTTAACAAAAAAATTATCTTAAAGTTTAAAGAGTTAGATTGA
- the clpS gene encoding ATP-dependent Clp protease adapter ClpS, whose protein sequence is MATNIDLETKEKVKIKYPKKYKVLLLNDDYTSMEFVIDILITIFHKNYEQAHQIMLEIHKKTKGICGIYTYEIAETKVMQVHKKARDNGFALRATMEEE, encoded by the coding sequence ATGGCAACAAATATCGATTTAGAAACTAAAGAGAAGGTGAAGATAAAGTACCCAAAAAAGTATAAAGTGCTTCTCTTAAATGATGACTATACCTCTATGGAGTTTGTTATAGATATTTTAATAACTATATTTCATAAAAATTACGAACAGGCGCATCAAATAATGCTTGAGATACATAAAAAAACAAAAGGAATCTGCGGAATATATACTTATGAAATTGCAGAGACAAAAGTTATGCAGGTACACAAAAAAGCTAGAGACAATGGCTTTGCACTAAGAGCAACAATGGAGGAGGAGTAA
- a CDS encoding aminotransferase class I/II-fold pyridoxal phosphate-dependent enzyme — translation MDYFEEYCTKFVQSVGSKDGAVSPTIVNSASFAYETPEIAEGIFNGSIKKPLYSRMGNPTTSKLESIMAEMDDGVGAIATSSGMGAIALAVMSLLTCKDEIISIGGLFGGTYSFFSETLSRFGVKTHFFDVDELENIKNAVNENTKIIFLESVGNPNMRLPDIKKIAAIANECGVALMVDNTITPLSILPLKLGADICIYSTTKIISGNSSALGGCVVFRAIKEKDDKFKTPRYKELEKFIKNMGKMALVVNAKKRAMRDFGMSANAHSSYLTMLGLETLALRMDRIVKSVETVAKELHKNGLNINHPCLDTHPHHQRYLSDFPNGCGTLLTIDMLTKERAFAFLNKTKIATITANIGDSRTLALHMSSTIYSDFDEKTKNFLGITDGLIRVSIGLENPKDIIEDFLISAK, via the coding sequence ATGGATTATTTTGAAGAGTATTGTACCAAATTTGTTCAGAGTGTAGGGAGTAAGGATGGAGCAGTCTCTCCAACTATAGTAAATTCGGCATCTTTTGCCTATGAAACGCCAGAGATTGCGGAGGGCATTTTTAACGGAAGCATTAAAAAACCGCTATATTCAAGAATGGGAAACCCAACAACTTCCAAGCTCGAATCTATTATGGCGGAGATGGATGATGGAGTAGGAGCAATTGCAACAAGCTCAGGAATGGGAGCCATAGCACTTGCTGTAATGTCGCTTTTAACATGTAAAGATGAGATTATAAGTATTGGCGGACTCTTCGGTGGAACTTACTCATTTTTTAGTGAAACCCTAAGTCGTTTTGGAGTTAAAACACATTTTTTTGATGTGGATGAGTTGGAAAATATTAAAAATGCTGTAAATGAAAATACTAAAATAATATTTCTAGAGAGCGTCGGAAATCCTAACATGAGACTTCCAGATATCAAAAAAATAGCTGCTATAGCAAATGAGTGCGGTGTTGCTCTAATGGTTGACAACACAATAACTCCACTAAGCATCTTACCGTTAAAACTTGGCGCCGATATATGCATCTACTCTACAACCAAAATTATCTCAGGAAATTCATCAGCACTTGGCGGATGTGTAGTATTTAGAGCAATAAAAGAGAAAGATGATAAATTTAAAACTCCAAGATATAAAGAGTTGGAAAAATTCATAAAAAATATGGGGAAAATGGCACTTGTTGTAAATGCCAAAAAAAGAGCTATGAGAGATTTCGGAATGAGCGCTAATGCACACTCAAGTTACCTAACCATGCTTGGGCTTGAAACTCTTGCACTACGAATGGATAGAATCGTAAAAAGTGTAGAAACAGTTGCGAAAGAACTTCATAAAAACGGATTGAACATAAATCATCCCTGCTTAGATACACATCCGCACCATCAAAGATATTTAAGTGATTTTCCAAATGGCTGTGGAACACTTTTAACTATAGATATGCTCACAAAAGAGAGAGCATTTGCATTTTTAAACAAAACCAAAATAGCTACAATAACAGCTAATATTGGCGACAGCAGAACTTTAGCTTTACACATGTCATCAACTATATACAGTGATTTTGACGAAAAAACAAAAAACTTCTTAGGCATAACAGATGGTTTAATCAGAGTATCAATAGGACTTGAAAACCCAAAAGATATTATTGAAGACTTCTTAATATCTGCAAAATAG
- the bioD gene encoding dethiobiotin synthase has product MKKRIFITATNTDIGKTYTTKLLLKEFASRGLLVGVIKPIETGVVDGYADDGEELLQYVKELNPKLWSLEVEDIVPITYELAAAPFVASNNTPLDLRKIKIKIEEMEASCDIVIIEGAGGLYVPIDDKYMMIDLLKKLDAVALLVTHCSLGCINDTLLSKGALEAKEILHVVAFNCKNKDDNFDKISEPYFLKTDFKVFKVDKDIEKICDVLYNLSDVKR; this is encoded by the coding sequence ATGAAAAAACGAATTTTTATAACAGCTACAAACACTGATATAGGAAAAACATACACAACAAAACTTCTTTTAAAAGAGTTCGCATCTCGTGGGCTTCTAGTTGGTGTTATTAAGCCCATAGAAACAGGCGTTGTGGATGGATATGCAGATGATGGTGAGGAGTTACTGCAATATGTTAAAGAGCTTAATCCAAAGCTATGGTCTTTAGAGGTTGAAGATATAGTTCCAATTACATACGAGTTGGCAGCAGCTCCGTTTGTAGCGTCAAATAACACACCTCTTGATTTAAGAAAAATCAAAATCAAGATTGAAGAGATGGAAGCTTCTTGTGATATTGTAATCATTGAGGGAGCTGGTGGGCTTTATGTTCCCATAGATGATAAATATATGATGATAGATTTGCTTAAAAAACTTGATGCCGTAGCGTTATTGGTTACGCACTGCTCACTTGGTTGTATAAATGATACACTACTTAGCAAAGGGGCGTTGGAGGCAAAAGAGATACTACATGTAGTTGCTTTTAACTGTAAAAATAAGGATGACAATTTTGACAAAATTTCAGAACCATATTTTTTGAAAACAGATTTTAAGGTGTTTAAAGTGGACAAAGATATTGAAAAAATATGTGATGTCTTGTATAATCTATCTGATGTTAAACGCTAA
- a CDS encoding aspartate carbamoyltransferase catalytic subunit — MKHLIRTDDFTTQEIESILADAELFSDGRFDRILRDKIIITLFFENSTRTRSSFEIAAKRLGAEIVHLDVANSSTKKGETLVDTAMNLDAMGPHAIIVRHQNSGVAKILSNHTKASIINAGDGAHAHPTQALLDLFTLKKHFKNLEGKKIAIVGDIKNSRVANSNIELLSRFKMEVILVAPPQFLPQSDLRTTHYLEDIIDEVDAIMSLRTQTERHSSQTYASLKDYASDFCITSEVVGDRDIIILHPGPVHRNIDICDALLADKRCKVLEQVANGVAIRMAVLKKLIYDV; from the coding sequence ATGAAACATTTAATTCGCACAGATGATTTTACAACCCAAGAGATAGAGTCTATTTTAGCAGATGCAGAACTTTTTAGTGATGGCAGATTTGATAGAATTTTAAGAGACAAAATCATAATAACACTCTTTTTTGAAAACTCAACAAGAACAAGAAGCTCTTTTGAGATAGCGGCAAAAAGACTTGGCGCTGAGATAGTCCATCTTGATGTTGCAAACAGTTCTACGAAAAAAGGCGAAACGCTGGTTGATACCGCTATGAACCTTGATGCGATGGGTCCACACGCAATCATTGTCAGACATCAAAACTCAGGTGTTGCTAAAATTCTCTCAAACCATACAAAAGCCTCAATCATAAATGCAGGAGATGGCGCTCATGCACACCCAACACAAGCGCTCTTAGATCTCTTTACACTAAAAAAACATTTTAAAAATCTTGAGGGGAAAAAGATAGCAATTGTGGGTGATATTAAAAACTCAAGAGTTGCAAACTCAAACATAGAGCTTCTTAGCAGATTTAAAATGGAGGTTATTTTAGTTGCCCCGCCTCAGTTTTTGCCTCAGAGTGATTTGAGAACAACGCACTATTTAGAAGATATTATTGATGAAGTAGATGCTATCATGAGCCTTAGAACACAAACAGAGAGACACTCTTCTCAAACTTATGCTTCACTAAAAGATTATGCGAGTGATTTTTGTATAACAAGTGAAGTTGTTGGCGATAGAGATATAATCATTCTTCATCCAGGTCCTGTTCATAGAAATATAGATATTTGTGACGCGCTCTTAGCGGATAAAAGATGTAAGGTTTTAGAGCAGGTAGCAAATGGTGTTGCAATAAGAATGGCAGTGCTAAAAAAATTAATTTATGACGTTTGA
- a CDS encoding aminodeoxychorismate synthase component I, producing MTFEDINSLGSKREPFLFIVDFKAQNIALLPLDKLKQNDVEFEINEEYKLKVHEDFLQKDGVSFETYKEKFDFVIEKIKDGETYLLNLTQPTYIKTPLTLQEIYSAANAPYKLRYKDKFVCFSPEKFISIKDYKISTFPMKGTIDASILNAKEIILEDKKEMAEHVMVVDLLRNDLSMVAKNVKVEKFRYITKIEAGEKKLLHVSSHISGDVGDDWHSKIGDILKSLLPAGSISGAPKKSTLEIIHLVEGYERGYFSGVFGVYDGEVLDSAVMIRFVQKTKDGYMYKSGGGITLDSDVKSEYNEMLDKVYLP from the coding sequence ATGACGTTTGAGGATATAAACTCTCTTGGGTCTAAAAGAGAGCCTTTTTTATTTATAGTTGATTTTAAAGCTCAAAATATAGCTCTTTTGCCTCTAGATAAACTTAAACAAAACGATGTAGAGTTTGAGATAAATGAAGAGTATAAACTAAAAGTTCACGAAGATTTTTTACAAAAAGATGGTGTATCTTTTGAGACATACAAAGAGAAGTTTGATTTTGTGATAGAGAAGATAAAAGATGGAGAGACATATCTTTTAAACCTCACCCAGCCTACATATATAAAAACACCATTAACACTCCAAGAGATATATAGTGCGGCAAATGCTCCCTATAAATTAAGATACAAAGATAAGTTTGTCTGCTTTTCTCCTGAGAAATTTATCTCTATAAAAGACTATAAAATCTCGACATTTCCTATGAAAGGCACAATTGACGCTTCAATCTTAAATGCAAAAGAGATAATTTTAGAAGATAAAAAAGAGATGGCGGAACATGTTATGGTTGTTGATTTGCTTAGAAACGATCTCTCTATGGTTGCCAAAAATGTAAAAGTTGAAAAGTTTAGATATATAACAAAGATAGAAGCTGGAGAGAAAAAACTTCTACATGTAAGCTCACATATAAGCGGTGATGTTGGAGATGATTGGCATAGCAAAATAGGGGATATTTTAAAATCACTTCTTCCAGCTGGAAGCATAAGCGGAGCGCCAAAGAAGAGTACTCTTGAGATAATCCATCTAGTTGAAGGGTATGAGAGAGGTTATTTTAGCGGTGTTTTTGGAGTATATGATGGAGAGGTGCTTGATAGTGCTGTTATGATTCGTTTTGTGCAAAAAACCAAAGATGGTTACATGTATAAAAGTGGCGGCGGAATTACACTTGATAGCGATGTAAAGAGTGAGTATAATGAGATGTTAGATAAAGTTTATCTGCCGTAA